Proteins co-encoded in one bacterium genomic window:
- a CDS encoding NAD-dependent succinate-semialdehyde dehydrogenase, giving the protein MPYQTLNPATDELVEEYPYLEQPQIDAALDRAVATHKDWRKVPFARRAEGLMKVADALEKRAEEFARTMALEMGKPVTEGKGEAQKCAWVCRFYAENAEEMLKSVSAESDASESFVRYDPLGPILAIMPWNYPFWQVFRFAAPGLMAGNVALLKHASNVPRCAMQIEELFRDAGFPEHAFQSIFVSGSQASAIIGDKRIKGVTLTGSTEAGRKVGEAAGRAIKPCVLELGGSDPFIVLDDADVKTAAKVGVASRCLNSGQSCISAKRFIVTKAVLDEFTEIFTNIMKGRVMGDPMSDETDVGPQARPDLRDELAEQVQRSIDAGAKAACGGCVPERKGAFYPPTVLTDVRPGMAAADEELFGPAAAIIAVKNEAEAIEVANRTDFGLGASLWTEDADRAKRLIPEIEAGAVFVNGLVKSDPRLPFGGIKESGFGRELSREGILEFVNQKTVWIR; this is encoded by the coding sequence ATGCCATACCAGACACTGAATCCCGCGACCGATGAGTTGGTCGAGGAGTACCCATATCTGGAGCAACCGCAGATCGATGCGGCGCTGGATCGAGCCGTCGCGACACACAAGGATTGGCGAAAGGTCCCGTTCGCACGCCGCGCGGAGGGGCTGATGAAAGTCGCCGATGCGCTGGAGAAACGTGCCGAAGAATTCGCGCGAACAATGGCGTTGGAAATGGGCAAGCCCGTTACAGAGGGCAAGGGCGAAGCGCAGAAGTGCGCGTGGGTTTGTCGCTTCTATGCCGAGAATGCGGAAGAGATGCTGAAGAGCGTGAGTGCCGAGTCGGATGCCTCGGAATCGTTCGTTCGTTACGATCCGCTCGGCCCCATCCTGGCCATCATGCCTTGGAATTACCCCTTCTGGCAAGTGTTCCGCTTTGCTGCTCCGGGGCTAATGGCGGGCAATGTGGCTCTGCTGAAACACGCTTCAAACGTGCCTCGTTGTGCAATGCAGATCGAGGAACTCTTTCGCGATGCAGGGTTCCCCGAACATGCCTTTCAATCAATCTTCGTTTCCGGGTCGCAGGCCAGCGCAATCATCGGCGATAAGCGCATCAAGGGCGTCACGCTGACTGGCAGCACGGAGGCCGGGCGCAAGGTCGGCGAGGCTGCCGGACGTGCCATCAAGCCCTGCGTGCTCGAACTCGGTGGCAGCGATCCGTTCATCGTCCTGGACGATGCAGACGTCAAGACCGCCGCAAAAGTCGGTGTAGCCTCGCGTTGCCTGAACAGCGGCCAGAGCTGCATCTCAGCAAAGCGATTCATCGTGACCAAGGCCGTTTTGGATGAGTTCACAGAGATTTTCACCAACATCATGAAGGGGCGCGTGATGGGCGATCCGATGTCGGATGAGACGGATGTCGGACCGCAGGCACGGCCGGACCTTCGCGATGAATTGGCAGAACAGGTCCAGCGAAGCATCGATGCTGGAGCGAAGGCGGCGTGTGGCGGCTGCGTTCCCGAACGCAAGGGCGCTTTTTATCCGCCGACTGTCCTGACGGATGTTCGTCCCGGCATGGCTGCTGCAGATGAGGAGTTGTTCGGTCCCGCGGCTGCGATCATCGCGGTCAAGAACGAGGCCGAAGCGATCGAAGTCGCCAATCGCACAGACTTCGGCCTGGGTGCGAGCCTCTGGACGGAAGATGCGGATCGCGCCAAGCGACTGATCCCTGAGATCGAAGCCGGCGCCGTTTTCGTGAACGGCCTTGTGAAGTCCGATCCTCGCCTGCCATTCGGCGGCATCAAGGAATCCGGCTTCGGCCGCGAGCTTTCGCGCGAAGGGATCCTCGAATTTGTCAACCAGAAGACCGTCTGGATTCGGTAA
- the hflC gene encoding protease modulator HflC, with amino-acid sequence MAAVRKSTLLATVFFGIVGLFVLITLGSAMYSVDEKEQVIILQFGAPVGEPIDDPGLHFKKPFIQEVRRFDKRLLTWDGFPNEIPTKGREFIFVDTTARWKIVKPQLFLESVRDEQGAQSRLDDIIDSVVRDEISSLELVEIVRSTTWDVARADLERDQVVVSSETDEETLTREIRIGREGLTERILEKASAQTPTIGIELVDFRIKRLNYVEQVRKKVYDRMISERERIATQFRSEGEGRSAEIRGETEKKLREIQSVAQRKAEEIKGKADAEATRIYGQAFSSDPEFYAFLRTLESYPTTIGSGTTLVLGTDTSYFQYLKELGSIGDLENAPPIPDLKDIIGDDKSEEADLPELLDGEVDLLGNDAASNETETSAPASGS; translated from the coding sequence ATGGCTGCCGTTCGTAAATCGACCCTCCTTGCCACTGTCTTCTTCGGTATTGTTGGCCTTTTCGTCCTGATTACACTGGGATCCGCAATGTACTCAGTCGACGAGAAGGAGCAGGTGATCATCCTGCAGTTTGGCGCTCCCGTCGGTGAGCCGATCGACGATCCGGGACTGCACTTCAAGAAACCATTCATCCAGGAAGTCCGCCGCTTCGACAAGCGACTGCTGACCTGGGATGGATTCCCGAATGAAATCCCGACAAAGGGTCGCGAGTTCATCTTCGTCGATACCACCGCGCGCTGGAAGATCGTGAAACCGCAGTTGTTCCTCGAAAGCGTGCGAGATGAGCAAGGCGCGCAGTCGCGCCTGGACGACATCATCGATTCTGTCGTTCGTGACGAGATCTCCAGCCTGGAACTGGTGGAGATTGTCCGCTCGACCACCTGGGATGTTGCGCGGGCAGATCTGGAGCGTGACCAGGTTGTCGTGAGCAGCGAAACCGACGAAGAGACGCTGACTCGCGAAATCCGAATCGGACGCGAAGGGCTGACAGAGCGAATCCTGGAGAAGGCGTCGGCTCAAACGCCAACTATCGGCATTGAACTCGTCGACTTCCGCATCAAGCGGCTGAATTACGTCGAGCAGGTTCGAAAGAAGGTCTATGATCGGATGATTTCGGAACGCGAACGCATCGCAACGCAGTTCCGCAGCGAAGGTGAAGGGCGCAGTGCGGAAATCCGGGGTGAGACCGAGAAGAAGCTGCGCGAGATCCAGTCTGTTGCGCAGAGAAAGGCCGAGGAAATCAAAGGCAAGGCCGATGCGGAAGCGACGCGCATCTATGGCCAGGCTTTCAGCAGCGATCCCGAGTTCTACGCTTTCCTGCGCACCCTGGAAAGCTATCCAACGACGATCGGGTCTGGAACAACTCTTGTCCTTGGAACGGACACTTCCTACTTCCAGTACCTAAAGGAACTGGGTTCGATTGGCGACCTTGAGAATGCGCCTCCGATTCCAGATCTTAAGGACATCATCGGCGATGACAAATCGGAAGAAGCGGATCTGCCAGAGTTGCTCGATGGCGAAGTCGACCTGCTCGGCAATGACGCGGCGTCGAACGAAACCGAAACAAGCGCCCCCGCCAGTGGTTCCTGA
- the hflK gene encoding FtsH protease activity modulator HflK: MRTPGNQDFPQVVDIARHGRAVVKGLVALIVLLILIIGGISSVYTVEPEGRAVVRRFGKVIGVSDPGLHFKIPFGIDRAQFVPTERILKQEFGFRTVEAGQRTQYSQQNFSDESLMLTGDLNVIDVEWVVQYRISDPVKYLFRGVRDPAEAIRDVSEATMRRIIGNRLGSDALTVGRVEIASKAQEEMQALLKSYDSGIEILRVELQDVTPPDRVKPSFNAVNESRQERERMINEAERHRNEVIPRALGEARQTIAEAQGYSVERINRAKGEAARFLSIVREYRGAPEVTRQRLYLESIDEVLPKVGQIYLMEEGQAGPLPILNLDSAKEVK; the protein is encoded by the coding sequence ATGCGTACACCAGGAAATCAGGACTTCCCCCAAGTGGTGGACATTGCTCGCCACGGGAGGGCGGTCGTCAAGGGTCTGGTGGCCCTGATTGTCTTGCTCATTCTGATCATCGGCGGGATCAGCTCCGTCTATACCGTCGAACCCGAAGGCCGCGCGGTCGTTCGGCGCTTCGGCAAGGTCATCGGCGTCTCCGACCCGGGGCTGCACTTCAAAATCCCCTTCGGCATCGATCGGGCCCAGTTCGTCCCGACGGAGCGTATCCTGAAGCAGGAATTTGGATTCCGCACCGTCGAGGCCGGTCAGCGCACGCAGTACTCGCAGCAGAACTTCAGCGATGAATCGCTAATGCTCACTGGCGACCTGAACGTCATCGATGTCGAATGGGTCGTTCAATACAGAATCAGCGATCCCGTGAAGTACCTGTTCCGTGGCGTTCGCGATCCGGCAGAGGCCATTCGTGATGTCTCCGAAGCCACCATGCGCCGCATCATCGGCAATCGCCTCGGCAGCGATGCGCTGACGGTCGGACGTGTTGAGATCGCCAGCAAAGCGCAGGAAGAGATGCAGGCGCTACTGAAGTCTTACGACTCAGGCATCGAAATCCTGCGCGTTGAGCTGCAGGACGTCACGCCGCCGGACCGCGTGAAGCCCTCCTTCAACGCCGTCAACGAATCGCGCCAGGAGCGCGAGAGGATGATCAACGAAGCCGAGCGACATCGGAACGAGGTGATTCCGCGCGCTCTCGGCGAAGCGCGCCAGACGATCGCCGAAGCGCAAGGCTACAGCGTGGAGCGCATCAATCGTGCGAAGGGCGAAGCCGCTCGATTCCTTTCGATTGTTCGCGAGTATCGCGGCGCACCGGAAGTCACGCGCCAGCGTCTCTATCTCGAATCCATTGATGAAGTTCTGCCGAAGGTTGGCCAGATCTACCTGATGGAAGAAGGACAGGCCGGCCCCTTGCCCATACTGAATCTCGATTCCGCCAAGGAGGTGAAGTGA
- a CDS encoding beta-lactamase family protein yields MIRAGTLITLLMIFVLGARAEESEYLLGGTAPIDPELKAQLDENSDLIRLGLNTDRMLVSRISPREFIEAVLLLTDSVKDREIPGAVLYADGMMGDNMPIGIGYLITEPEKQPTEWSTLYEVGSLTGVMTVVPFALGLIESGELALDDHVEQYLQCYKGTPIGQITIEQLMRHSSGLPGFVRLPNKVRDRKGLLDFIHTIPLADDAGQRVEHSGLNFLLLGLIIENIIGQPVQSYAIDELLMPIGMANTVHDLPVHWRGRTAPAQYSDWLGRMAWGEAADPTAYILGPSAGNGGLITTADDAGIFAKLMIHSYKEGLDDLFTSDTLRMALTPDPTLEGGDSQGLGFALDGFGDGSFGWTGDTGSAMWADPHTGTVLVLLSNPNHPKWDGPIDEQYIRKVLGIVRKGVMQRGMITKLLEGAIPCTIAESP; encoded by the coding sequence ATGATCCGTGCTGGCACGCTAATTACTCTCTTGATGATCTTCGTGCTCGGGGCGCGGGCGGAGGAATCCGAGTATCTCCTCGGCGGCACAGCCCCCATCGATCCGGAACTCAAGGCCCAACTCGACGAGAACAGCGACCTGATTCGCCTTGGGCTGAACACGGATCGAATGCTCGTTTCGCGCATTTCACCTCGCGAGTTCATCGAGGCCGTCCTTCTCCTGACAGATTCCGTGAAGGATAGAGAGATTCCCGGTGCAGTCCTGTACGCAGACGGGATGATGGGCGACAACATGCCGATCGGAATCGGCTATCTGATCACAGAGCCTGAGAAGCAGCCGACGGAATGGTCGACGCTGTACGAAGTCGGATCCCTGACGGGTGTCATGACGGTCGTGCCCTTTGCCTTGGGCCTAATCGAGAGCGGCGAACTGGCACTCGACGACCACGTCGAGCAGTATTTGCAGTGCTACAAGGGCACTCCCATTGGCCAGATTACGATCGAGCAACTCATGCGGCATAGCTCCGGTCTGCCCGGGTTCGTGAGATTGCCGAACAAAGTACGCGATCGAAAAGGGCTCTTGGATTTCATCCATACAATTCCACTCGCAGATGATGCCGGCCAGCGCGTCGAACACAGCGGACTGAATTTCCTTCTGCTTGGCTTGATTATCGAGAACATCATCGGCCAGCCCGTCCAGTCGTACGCGATTGACGAACTCCTCATGCCGATTGGCATGGCGAACACGGTGCACGACTTGCCCGTTCATTGGCGCGGGCGCACGGCTCCGGCGCAGTACAGCGATTGGCTGGGCCGCATGGCCTGGGGCGAGGCTGCAGACCCGACGGCTTACATCCTGGGACCGTCGGCAGGAAATGGTGGACTGATTACGACAGCAGACGACGCGGGTATATTCGCGAAGCTGATGATCCATTCTTACAAGGAAGGCCTCGACGACCTCTTCACGAGCGATACGCTGCGGATGGCGCTGACGCCCGATCCGACGTTGGAGGGCGGAGATAGTCAGGGGCTTGGGTTTGCGCTCGATGGCTTTGGAGATGGCAGCTTCGGTTGGACGGGCGACACGGGCAGCGCGATGTGGGCCGATCCCCACACAGGAACCGTTCTGGTGCTCCTCTCGAATCCAAACCACCCCAAGTGGGACGGCCCAATCGACGAGCAATATATCCGGAAGGTGCTCGGAATTGTGCGCAAGGGCGTGATGCAGCGCGGGATGATCACGAAGCTGCTGGAAGGAGCCATCCCTTGCACCATTGCAGAGTCGCCGTAA
- a CDS encoding biotin--[acetyl-CoA-carboxylase] ligase, with translation MPKPKITIDQQNPPTAELQALARSIHNLFPQWDLRLHKELDSTNAEARRMALTLGGIAWPRVFLTDFQTAGRGRQERQWVAPPGSSLLVSLSGPRKIFPEPTSALPLCVGHWVMESLQNIGLTGAELKWPNDVLVDGKKIAGILCETAGEGIVIGFGLNLRQTEEELPKIDDGKPPATSVRAILGEQFPGWLPCALTILGWVLEAIEHPPQTRALLEEYCENCATLGTSVTYQDARHGRQTGVAKGIDPTGALIVDVEGIGRRLVASPLED, from the coding sequence ATGCCCAAACCGAAGATAACAATCGACCAGCAGAATCCGCCGACTGCCGAACTTCAGGCGTTAGCGCGCTCAATACACAACCTGTTCCCGCAATGGGACTTACGCCTCCACAAGGAACTCGATTCGACCAATGCGGAAGCCCGCCGGATGGCTCTGACGTTGGGCGGAATCGCGTGGCCGCGAGTATTCCTGACTGACTTCCAAACTGCCGGCCGAGGCCGCCAGGAGCGCCAGTGGGTTGCTCCGCCGGGTTCGTCGCTGCTGGTCAGCCTCTCCGGACCTCGCAAGATCTTCCCTGAACCGACCAGCGCCCTTCCCTTGTGCGTCGGGCACTGGGTCATGGAAAGCCTTCAGAATATTGGCCTTACTGGCGCCGAGCTGAAGTGGCCCAACGATGTTCTGGTGGACGGAAAGAAGATCGCAGGGATCTTGTGCGAGACCGCCGGCGAAGGAATCGTGATTGGGTTCGGGCTGAATCTGAGGCAGACCGAGGAGGAACTTCCGAAGATCGACGACGGCAAGCCCCCAGCGACCTCGGTTCGCGCAATCTTAGGTGAGCAATTCCCCGGTTGGCTGCCGTGCGCGCTGACGATTCTCGGCTGGGTGCTGGAAGCCATTGAGCATCCGCCGCAGACTCGTGCTCTGCTCGAGGAATACTGTGAAAACTGCGCGACCCTTGGCACATCCGTGACCTATCAGGATGCCCGTCACGGTCGTCAAACCGGCGTTGCAAAGGGCATCGATCCAACCGGCGCGCTTATTGTTGATGTGGAGGGAATCGGCCGCCGATTGGTCGCAAGCCCCCTTGAGGACTGA
- a CDS encoding DUF2203 domain-containing protein, translated as MTQFKKHFTVREAQELLPGVQALLRRIHNLLSQPILIEMEEMRPVRPASERARSMVIEGPAAPDLPIDQLPLPRTVEGRHEEADKILRSMVERGILIQDVRRGLIDFPHMLYGEREVLLCYELADGDEIGWYHDLHAGFSGRQPIPLDAE; from the coding sequence ATGACCCAATTCAAGAAACACTTCACAGTTCGAGAGGCGCAGGAGCTTCTGCCGGGCGTCCAGGCGCTGCTGCGCCGGATTCACAATCTGCTTTCCCAGCCGATCCTGATCGAAATGGAGGAAATGCGCCCCGTTCGCCCTGCATCGGAACGTGCCCGCTCGATGGTCATCGAGGGTCCCGCCGCGCCAGACCTCCCAATCGATCAGTTGCCTCTCCCCCGCACCGTCGAAGGCAGGCATGAAGAGGCGGACAAGATCCTGCGCTCGATGGTCGAGCGCGGAATCCTCATCCAGGACGTCCGCCGTGGACTGATCGATTTCCCGCATATGTTGTACGGGGAACGCGAAGTTCTTCTGTGCTATGAACTAGCGGACGGCGATGAGATCGGTTGGTATCACGATCTGCACGCCGGCTTCTCTGGGCGCCAGCCCATCCCACTCGATGCGGAGTGA
- a CDS encoding Sapep family Mn(2+)-dependent dipeptidase, which yields MESAPRSTENPANKALAPQQINELVAAFMEEHRDELLADSTRILQFETVSGGSPEQEAKYQEQIPACFEWLGERAHAMGFEFRVVDNLAGEISWPHPDPNAPIYDIATHIDVVTPVGEWTYPPFSGEIADGHLWGRGIQDDKGPLIQSLYGLWALKEAGIQLPCTVNIVIGTTEETSDWGDIARYLELNPAPNFAFTPDANFPIINGEKGMISVQLDADWTDEGPHAETGMEFVSLIGGERENIVPSVCELTLRFPADKRAEVMKELVRATTEYTVEHSGANITLLPNKERALGDGRCEAVVTFLGKGTHSSTPEKGHNAILDALDFMKSITTFPESVRKYAGFLYIAGSDLTGTNLNLHASHHFIGDTTVSLSLLEMDAEKGRSVLNVRPTMGLLTAETLKRCAEAGAEYGRVTGLEIKASKRGKAKDAIFLDPENEAVAPYIKALQQGYELVTGEKGELKATAGTTYAKAIPNCCAFGPILSGVEPELAHQADERMPVESIIRNARIYGTAMGLLAATE from the coding sequence GTGGAGTCAGCCCCGCGAAGCACCGAGAACCCGGCGAACAAGGCCCTCGCCCCCCAGCAGATCAATGAGCTGGTAGCGGCCTTCATGGAAGAGCATCGCGACGAGTTGCTCGCGGACAGCACTCGGATCCTGCAGTTTGAAACGGTCAGCGGCGGCAGTCCCGAGCAGGAAGCGAAGTACCAGGAGCAGATCCCTGCGTGCTTCGAGTGGTTGGGCGAGCGCGCCCACGCTATGGGTTTCGAGTTCCGCGTCGTGGATAATCTGGCTGGCGAAATCAGTTGGCCGCACCCCGATCCGAATGCTCCCATCTACGACATCGCGACACACATCGACGTCGTAACGCCAGTGGGCGAGTGGACCTATCCGCCGTTCAGCGGCGAGATTGCGGACGGCCATTTGTGGGGACGCGGCATCCAGGATGACAAGGGGCCACTTATCCAGTCGCTCTACGGATTGTGGGCTCTGAAGGAAGCTGGGATCCAACTGCCCTGCACGGTGAATATCGTCATCGGCACCACGGAAGAAACCAGCGATTGGGGCGACATCGCCCGGTACCTGGAACTGAATCCCGCACCCAACTTCGCTTTCACGCCCGACGCGAACTTCCCGATCATCAACGGCGAGAAGGGCATGATTTCCGTCCAACTCGATGCCGACTGGACCGATGAAGGCCCACACGCCGAGACGGGGATGGAGTTTGTCAGCCTGATCGGTGGCGAACGCGAGAACATCGTGCCGAGCGTCTGCGAGTTGACTTTGCGTTTCCCCGCGGACAAGCGCGCCGAGGTCATGAAGGAACTTGTTCGCGCCACCACCGAGTACACGGTCGAACACAGCGGAGCGAATATCACGCTGCTGCCGAACAAGGAACGCGCACTGGGCGACGGGCGTTGTGAAGCCGTCGTGACGTTCCTCGGCAAAGGCACGCACTCCTCGACGCCGGAGAAGGGCCACAACGCCATTCTTGATGCGCTCGACTTCATGAAGTCCATCACCACATTCCCGGAGAGCGTTCGAAAGTACGCGGGCTTCCTCTACATCGCAGGTTCGGACCTGACCGGAACCAATCTCAATCTGCACGCCAGCCATCACTTCATCGGCGACACGACCGTCAGTCTTTCTCTGCTAGAGATGGACGCCGAAAAGGGACGCTCCGTTTTGAACGTGCGCCCGACTATGGGGCTGCTGACGGCGGAAACGCTGAAGCGCTGCGCCGAGGCCGGTGCAGAATACGGACGCGTCACGGGCCTGGAAATCAAGGCCTCCAAGCGCGGCAAGGCCAAGGACGCGATCTTCCTCGATCCCGAGAATGAAGCCGTCGCTCCGTACATCAAGGCGCTGCAGCAGGGCTATGAATTGGTGACGGGCGAGAAGGGCGAATTGAAGGCGACCGCCGGAACGACCTACGCCAAGGCGATTCCCAATTGCTGCGCTTTCGGACCGATTCTGTCTGGAGTCGAGCCCGAGTTGGCTCACCAGGCTGACGAACGGATGCCCGTGGAATCCATCATTCGCAATGCCCGGATCTACGGGACAGCGATGGGTCTGCTGGCAGCGACCGAGTAA